Proteins found in one Thermodesulfatator atlanticus DSM 21156 genomic segment:
- a CDS encoding sensor histidine kinase, translating into MGYLILLLPLLASLVVSYLSLNSIWKRIHGLETIDYFTQNLLEIRRYEKNYFLYHKIQDLDRALTLSKNALNILENHRNTFLKIDEQLFKELEKSLLLYYSAISSLKQHELDLYSAGYIRNLGRSLIETSKKIRQKEVAFIDDVFQKMMSLVFILGLISVGTISGVGYFMSRTVVSPLEELEDTMRNIVLKKDNLLDTPKFPKSKDKEIVSVFKTFNFMIKELEARKEQLVQSKKLAALGTLLSGVAHELNNPLSNASSTCQILLEDLDEFDKETLRNFIKQIDNEIWRARDIVRTLLEFSRNRHYELKRWPLEDLVNEVIFMLRNKIRDNIKIHLYISDNLEIYVDKQRFQQVLINLLSNAIDAIEGEGEILIKACEDPDRRGVFIAIEDNGSGIPQDILEKIFDPFFTTKGAKGSGLGLYLVNEIVYRHGGTIDVESEQGKGTTFYLFFPYERESSNNQKTVKFHQNNEGKKCQLNQKKIN; encoded by the coding sequence ATGGGATATCTCATCTTATTATTGCCACTTTTGGCATCATTAGTTGTATCTTATCTGAGTTTAAATTCGATTTGGAAAAGAATTCATGGCCTTGAAACTATCGACTATTTTACACAGAATCTCTTAGAGATAAGAAGATACGAAAAAAACTATTTTCTTTATCATAAAATTCAAGATCTTGATAGAGCTTTGACCTTATCTAAGAATGCCCTTAACATACTAGAAAACCATCGCAATACCTTTCTTAAAATTGATGAGCAACTTTTTAAGGAATTAGAAAAAAGTCTTTTGTTATATTATTCCGCTATTTCTTCGTTAAAACAGCATGAATTGGATCTTTACTCAGCAGGATATATTCGAAATCTCGGTAGATCTTTGATTGAAACTAGTAAAAAGATTAGGCAAAAAGAAGTTGCTTTTATAGATGACGTTTTTCAAAAAATGATGTCTTTAGTTTTTATTTTAGGGTTAATATCTGTTGGAACCATTTCTGGTGTTGGTTACTTTATGTCGAGAACAGTTGTTTCTCCACTTGAAGAACTGGAAGATACTATGAGAAATATTGTATTAAAAAAAGATAATTTATTAGATACTCCTAAGTTTCCTAAGTCAAAAGACAAGGAAATTGTTTCTGTATTTAAGACTTTTAACTTTATGATTAAAGAGCTTGAGGCTAGGAAAGAGCAACTAGTTCAGTCTAAAAAGTTAGCGGCGTTAGGTACGCTTCTTTCGGGTGTTGCTCATGAATTAAATAATCCTTTGTCTAATGCTTCTTCTACTTGTCAAATATTATTAGAGGATCTAGACGAATTTGATAAAGAAACACTTCGCAACTTTATTAAACAAATCGATAATGAAATATGGAGAGCCCGGGATATTGTGAGAACATTATTAGAGTTTTCTAGAAATAGACATTATGAACTCAAAAGATGGCCGTTAGAGGATTTGGTTAATGAAGTAATTTTTATGCTACGTAATAAAATTAGGGACAACATAAAGATTCATTTATACATATCTGACAATTTGGAAATCTATGTAGATAAACAAAGATTTCAACAAGTTTTAATCAATCTTTTATCTAATGCTATTGATGCTATCGAGGGAGAAGGGGAAATTTTGATAAAAGCTTGCGAAGATCCTGACCGTAGAGGGGTTTTTATTGCTATAGAAGATAATGGTAGTGGCATCCCTCAGGATATTTTAGAAAAGATTTTTGATCCATTTTTTACTACTAAAGGAGCTAAAGGATCAGGTTTAGGTCTTTACTTAGTCAATGAAATAGTATATAGGCACGGTGGAACTATAGACGTAGAAAGTGAACAAGGTAAAGGAACAACTTTTTATCTTTTCTTCCCTTATGAAAGAGAAAGTTCTAATAACCAAAAAACTGTTAAATTCCATCAAAATAATGAGGGCAAAAAATGTCAACTGAATCAGAAAAAGATAAATTAA